The window tatcactgatctgtgtcctctgaattaGAATCTCTTTATGTTAgtgttctgtgtccagtgtgaacagtgttctattttTTTGATCTGTTTATTGTTTaccattcagttcatctgttcatcccctccATATTCTGGTTTCTGATATATTCCTATTCCATACCTTGTCTTGTTCATTGATTCATGTTTGCTGTTTATCTTGGTTCCGGTTCTGAACTGAATGTTAGTACTCTACATCTTGCcctgtttgcctgtttatattctggcTTGTATATTTGCTTGTTTGATAGTATATCTCATTTTGTCTCTGGCCTGTGACCAACCATGTATAtcattacagtaaccccccgacctacaatggccccgacatatgataaaatcgacatacgatggcctctcagaggccatcgcatgtcgatgtcagcatcgacatacgatgcttttatatgtcggggccatcgcattaactgctatccgacagcgcaaaatgcttaagctgctgtcggatagcagtgtaatgtgccccagcaggttcacttacctattcccgatgctctgggtccacttcgtgatcctccggtgtcttgcgcatcttctccaggatctgggccttgctttctggcgtcgttattacgtcactacgcacgccgcgcatgcgcagcagcgtaataacgtcaccagaaagcgaggcccggatcctgcagaagatgcgcaagacaccggaggatcgcgaagaagacaccggagcagcgggacagcatcgggagcccctggaacagcagcgggagcggtgaggacctggtgcggagcggcggggacaggtaagtacagcttcctatactttacattgcacggatccctcaacatacgatggattcgacaaacgattgctcatttggaacgaattaccattgtatgttgagggaccactgtacttgtttTTCATGCCTAttgcactttagctcaggaaCGGACCGGCATCGTGGTTGTCAATCTGccatttagggcggatgggcaagtaggtaggGAGAGTGTTATTAGGAACAGCTTAGtactcactctccctgtctcccAGTCTGTCATGACACCTTTATAGTAGTTTCTGATTCAATAAACACTGGCTTCATCTTAAATGGCTTTGTACTGTACCATCCACTGATGACTCCCTTATGGTACATCACATAGTGCCACAAGAATACTGCCTTTTCATGGGTGCACAGTCAGACCATTAAGACCAGTGAGCAAACCTTCAGTAATGACAAGTAGTACACACAGGTCAAATACCCCTAAGGCTAGCCCCAAATTTAGCTTAGGGAAGGTGCAATAATAAGAGTGCAGACCTGACATGGCATCAAGAGTAAGTACAGTATTATGGAGGTGGGGTACTTTGAGTATGGTCTTCACCTTTGTATTGTATTGCCATGTACTTCGAAGATGATAGCATAGGTGTCTACCACATCTATACTTTCCCTTACAGATTAGCTAAAGAAAGTTAGTTTTTTATTTATACTCTTCCCGAGATCTGCTGGAACCAAGTCACTAAATTGGTGCACCCAGAAAATGTATGCAAGGAAGTGTACATTTAACATAGGGTGCTGTTAATGGATGACGCTTCTTTTGTTGGTGACCACTAAAATGTATCCACTGTTTTTGGAGGCCTGGTTAAGCAATTCAGCTGTCAGTGGAGTAACAAATGGAGAAGGAGGGTTCACAGTATATGATGGTGTATTGTTGACTAGTAATATCTGTTGATCAGTATTATATCCATGTAATATCTTGGGGTGTTTCATAGCTCCCAAATGTATGAACAATTCATCAGAATGCACCTAAATATTCTCTTCTTTATCTCATATAGAGGCTAAAATGAAAGTTTCTCATGGCCATTGTGGTAATGGATCTTCTGTTATTCTAAGAGTCCATGACAACAAAATGGAAGTACCGTGTTCACTTGTAGACTTCCCAGGTGGTGAGTGAGGAGACCACTGTACtaactatactatatattatttgTTTGTATGCTTATTATGTaatatttatgtgtttttattatgtatttttattaggtGGAGCCATGTTCATCTTATACAAAGTTCTAAACTCCAGGTTAAATGGTAGTATTCTTGCAGCTTTTGGGCATCCTATACAAACAGGGACAGAAGAAGTGATCTCCCCAGTGGTTGGTGGAGCGATCACAAATCCCAATACAGAGAACCTGGTCGCTCCAGTGATCTTCACACTGAAACATGAGAAGGTAAGTACGAGAACTTAGCGCCAGTTATATGTCATCAGTACCATTACTAGTGGAAAGCTTGCATTTATTTACTTGTTTGTCACAGGTAAGACTAATGTCCTGATTTGGACAAATTCTACTTGCCATGAGCTGGCATATAGTGCTCCACCTGATGTTTTCCAATGTTATTCTCCCCTAGAAGCAATGCCACTGATGGTATAGTAGGCTCTCATAGacccccccaataagtatatgactTAATGCAACTCGGAGGTTGTAGGGAGCTGTAATCCTATGAAAGCTGTAATCATTTTGTCCAGGAAATTTAGAAGATGTAGGTGGTCATGAGTGATTGATGTTGGTTTCTAATTCAAGGTGACATCATTTGACATTATGATGAAGAAATGTTTCTCCATCTAGGGCTCGTTGAGATCATTGGACAGGAACAAATATGTGCGTTGTGCATCTTTATACCCTCATTACAAAAAGAGGAAGATGTCAGTCTGACCTGAGCCTCATAGTAGCTATATGACCTGGACGATAATGGTCTACATGTACAATTTTGGTGTTATATAAGCTTTTTTGACTATAATTGATCCATAATTCATAGTTATATTGTGAGATATAAAAATTGTGAGATGTTTTATCTGTCTACATCTATTTTTACACATAGGATGTAAAACCCTCCCACACTCCACAGTGTGTATTCTGGAACTCACGAACCAAACTTTGGTCAACCCGTGGATGTACAACACAGAAGTCAGAGCAAGAGAACAGTACCCGCTGTGTCTGCACATATCTCTCTACATTTGCTGTCCTGATGGCCCCCACTGAAATCCAGGTGATGTCATTATAATGGTAGACTCTTACCTACATATTGTTATTGAATTATTCTGCTGCGTATGGACATCACATAATCTGGACAATGAGTAATAGTGTGAGTGCATGACTTAAATTTAGTAGTGCCCTCATACTTGAATGGATCCTGAGTCAGCGCCCATGACTGTGGATTGACCAACCAGTCCTGCTGGTGGCCATGGAACACTAGAATTTCCACATTTGGTCagattatcattttaatcgatacAAACACTATATGTGTCAGTCTTCAATTCACCATGGACCATTTATTACGTACTGTACAAACCTTTTCTTGGAAATCTTTGATCTGCATGACTTCCTATTAGTATGTGGTACATACtgtatggaatatactgtatggcCTTGGCCCATGTGTCTATTGGATAATTCTTGCATGTTGTACAGCTAGAGTCACCAAAGGAGTCCAAAAGATGGAGCACTGAAGGACAGGTGTTTAAAACGTCACTAAGTTTGGCTTGGAGAAATTGAAGAACAATAATTCTTATAGAGCATCATACAAGTTTAGATCATGAGTCAAGAAACATGTCATAATATGATGAGCAcataggaagttaaaggggttatccaggaaaaaaacttttatatatatatatatatatatatatatatatatatttatatatatatatatatatatatatatatatatatatatatatatatataattaactggctttggaaagttaaacagatttgtaaattacttctattaaatttttttaatcctttcagtacttatgaactcctactctgtgtagttcctgagacagacagaggtgtcagcagagagcactgttgtcagacaaaaaagagcaactcagcttcagcagatgataattattggaaggattaagatttttttaatggaagtaagttataaatctttttaactttctggagccagttgatatataagaaaaaagttttttcctggaatatccctttaatcacTAATAGTTTGGGAAATTTATCAAGCTTTCCTATAGTAAGAttatctttgttgcccatagaatCCAGAGCCAAGTTTTAATTTACCAGAGaaataagaaaacatttttttaccataAGACAGCCTTATATATCTCCTCCAATGTTCTTTTGAAAACCAGCATTTACAAAGCTCTTACagtggagctgcagacaccatAAAGTAAAGGTTAAGGTATAAATTCAAACTGTAACTTTCCTGTAGCTGATGGTGTTTcccaaacatataaaatgttttttttttatttctcagccaagtgttgaGAAGTAGGAGCCAAACTGTTCAAGTGCCAAAGCCTGGCACACCTCCTCACTTGCCCCACCTCATGGACCCCTAATTGGTGtcagcagctcttagcagcaaatacagctgacagaatgCCTTTAAAGTACAATCCTCTGTATCAAATAAAGTACAAGCTTATGCTACCCTTATTGTTTTCTCAACTACAGGTTGACTATGCCTTGAGCCTGATCTCTATCATTGGCCTCAGTATATCTCTTGTCTGCTTATTTCTATCTTTTCTCACCTTCATCCTCTGTCAGTCTCTGAGAAGCGCTCACACCTCCATTCTAACAGTTCTGTGTGGATGTCTCTTCCTGGGCCAACTTCTTGTTTTGGTGGGACTTGAACAAACCTGGAATAAGGTAACAATTCTTTCCACATTTCTAGAATTATAAAATACTGTGGGTCTCCTATAAATAAAGGAGGTATCTTCTCCCTCTAATTTAAGCTTCCATAAGACCTCAATCCATTGTCTTCTTACAGATACCTAGTAGGGATACTTGAATATACAATGCAATCTGCATGAAGAATGTTTGAGAGCAGAAAGAGCTGAGCAGACTAAGCTAGTATATCTATTCCAGTGGGCAGGTCTGCATACAGAGatatctgtcaatcactgagtaggaccgcccactggactcccagGTCTAGAATGAACAGATGATTACATTAATGTATTATTAGTTCTACTGAATATTTTCAGACAAATTTTATGTGAATCTACTCTCTACATTTTGCTCTAGGATGTTCTGCCACCAGTGTGGACTGCATTTTTAACATGACTGTTCCTCTTAAGTTTTTAGGAGAGCCTTCATAAAATGTTAAACACTGCTGTTCCCAAGATCTCTGTTCTCACATCTTCTAACTAAGAGAGTCCCTAACTGATTATAACCTCATATTACAGCCTGATATAACCCTTCACAATCTTGTCCTTACTGTCTGTATTTCAGACCCTCTGCTCAGTGATTGCCGGCAGCCTACAGTTCATCTTCCTCTGTGCATTCTGCTGGATGTCTCTGGAAAGCATCCTTCTCTTCTTGACTGTCAGAAACCTGCAAGCTGTAAATTATATGAACTCTCAACGCTCTTATTTCCCATATGTCTGTCTGATTGGGTTTGGAATTCCTGCCATCATAATGATTATATCGGTTTCATTATATCCACATATCTATGGCGAAGAGACACAGTAAGTTACATCTCTGAATAGAGAGTAATTTAGATGCAACAAAGTTCTCCTAAATGTCTTGAGTTACAGAAATTGATCAGGCAAATACCTGAGTGCCAAAGGGGCTAAATGGGCTAAGTAATGTCATAAGTCCAAGCTCAGGAGCCCAAGAACGTCTTGGTCTACCCTTCTACTAAGTGCCACGTTAGAAAATGCATTCTGAGCTTCTATCTTCACTGTTTTCCCTTCCAATTTATAGAAGACATACAAATAATGGAGATGGTTGTTCAGATTggtttgcttttctttttttcttcagttGCTGGCTCAAACTTAGTCACATCTGGAGTTTTCTTGGTCCAGTCTGCATCTTTATCTCTGTGAGTAGAAAGTTTTATCTTCGGCAACCCCCCATCCTGTTCTATCTtggaaaatttattttctgttgtcTTTGACTCTCTTGTTAGGTTAATTTCACTCTATTGGTCCTCACATTCGGTCTCCTAAAGAAGAAGTTGGCATCTCTCAACTCTAACGTCTCCACCCTAAAACATACCCGGTGAGTCCAAAACGAGCTAAAAGTTGTTAGGGATGCCTAATTTTTGATAAAAGGTCTTATTTCAAATCCTATTTGTTAGAAGGTTCCCCTGAAAATAAGCTGATTATAAGGtgtgatcagctgtaatctgtggggATAAACCATCACTTTATAATCAATAAATATCCTGGGGTAGCACTGTGTTTCCTTCAGAAAATTTCCCTTAACAGTGATGCCTCCCCCAACCTGTTGTTTAAGAAGCTTCAGTTAGGCCTATTCACTGGGATCTGTAACATAAACATGGGGCAGTAAAAAAGTACTTATGGACTTAAGTAGAGGGGGTGTGATGGAGTGTGGTGcacttaaatggccactgtcatttaaaaaaaactttagacatgtcctagcgatatgtcaaaagttttgatcggcaggggcctgagtgttcagacctcaacCAATCTGGACAATGAGCCGGGAGAAGTTCGTACCCAGTGTACTATTTTCTGGCTCTGTGTCACACAATCAAGACTAACTCGCCATGTAAGTGTATGAGAGTGTCTCGATCTCGTGAAACAGGCGGGGGAGGATGGGGTGTGGGACAGGTAGAGGAGCATGTGGCAGCATAGACTTCCCCCATCTCATTCTCCTGATGGGCAAAGATCTGAACACTCAGAAACTTTTGACAAAAGTTTTTCTGGTTCAATCTCTTTAttgaaaagttgttttttttttgttttgttttttgtgcaaaACAAGTTAAGACAGGTCATAAGCAGGATATGGATGAAGCAAGAAAGATAAAGTTAAGCAATTCAGATTCACACTATTGATCAGGTTGTCAAGGGCAAAGCAGTACATAAAGATTGACTGACATACATAAGAGGCCTCCTGAGGCACAAAATGTTAGTTAGGATGCTACTATGCCATAGGAAAGTCAGGTACGAGAGTAATGAATCGAAGAGGTCCACCAACTCCCTATATGTAGCACGGATTTGGAGTAGGATCCTATTATGGGCAATTATCTGCTCATATCGACAAGCAATGTTAATGGAAGAAACTGTTTCATCGATGCACGAAGGAGCCGCGGCCCTCCAATGGTGGGTGACaataagttaaatgggcactctcattaaagcaaatgtttgctattgcactccttatggtaaataaaaaatgtttctaatgtacttcgtttaaaaataaaaataaagttttctatgttttatttgtgttttaaaaagttgccactaggtgtctccctacttgtccagagcacattccccccccccccccctctctcttctacagactttggactcctgctggcctggcagtgtCATAAATCGGGAAATGtggtctggagtgctgagggggggggggggggtgcagccttagccaatcatagctcatctcacactgaactgctttgggctgtgtgtagcagagtgtggcaggaagttctcctctgtatggcttcagatgatgtcacgcctgctggggaacgccccttcccagtctgtgaatgagACTGATCAGAGGAATATCAAGGTAGAGAActaaaaattatagaaaaataaaaataaaggcagtggggattgtttatcatgatgggggcagtgaactggaaggattgtaaaatttaacaagatcatgagaggtactgttTAAGCTATAACCAAGATCTTGCAAAGCAGGGGTCAGAAGGAAGTCCTGAATCCCTATCAGTAGCAAAGCCAATTTAGGGGTAAGATCAGGCATGCTGGGGAaacaagaccttaaaggggtattccaggccaaaaattttttttatatatcaactggctccagaaagttaaacagatttgtaaattacttctattaaaaaatcttaatccttgcaatagttattagcttctgaagttgagtagtttttttctgtctaactgctttctaatGACTcccatcctgggagctgtgcagttcctatggggatattctcctatcatgcacagctcccgggacgtgacatcatcattgagcagttagacagaaaacttcagaagctaataactattggaaggattaagattttttaatagaagtaatttacaaatctgtttaactttccggagccagttgatatatataaaaaaaagtttttgcctggaatacccctttaaaagattttCAACCTCCTTCCAGTATGTAGCTAGCACAGGACAAAACCACAGTATGTGAGAAAGAGTACTTGGTTGGCCACAGCCCCTCCAGCAGAGATGCAAGTCCTccgtcctggacagttcctgacatgaacagaggtgtcagcagagagcactgtggtcagacagaaaacaactatgcaacttcctctggagcatacagctgctgataagtactggaaggattaagatttttatatagaagtaatttacaaattaactttctggctccagttgattagaattttttccccccagtgtacccctttaagtctaaaaaTACGGAACAGGTCCAGGGAGTAAGACCATGTGTGGTCCTGTACAGATTGCAGTAAATGGCGAATTTTCAAAAACATACAAAACGTATAAAAATCGTTGTGGAGCAATTTGAATGTGGTACACAGAGATGAAAAGGGACACATTTGGGAACCCTCCAGCAGCTGCAATAAAGCTGTAACATCACTCTCTAACCAgttattaaagggatactttggtggaaactttattttttttaaatcaattggtgccagaaagttaaacagatttgtaaattacttttattaaaaaaaaaacttattagcagtacttattagctgctgaatactaaagatgaaattcttttctttttggaacacagtgctctctgctgacatcatgaccacagtgctctctgctgacatctctgtccattttaggaattgtccagagcagcatgttttctatggggattttctcctactctggacagttcttaaaatggacagaaatgtcagcagagagcactgtggtcatgatgtcagcagagagctctgtgttccaaaaagaaaagaatttcctctgtagtattcagcagctaacaagtactggagggattaagattttttaatagaagtaatttacaaatctgtttaactttctggcaccggtcgatttaaaaagaaaaagttttctaccggagtaccactttgatAACTGGTTAGAGAGTGAGGTTACAGCTTTGTTGCAGCTGCTGGAGGGTTCCCAAATGTGTCCCTTTTCAACTCTGTGTACCACATTCAAATTGCTCCACAACCCTTTAAGTTGTAAATCTGGGATTACATAGGATAAGCTAGACAATGGAGTCAATGTGGTAGAAATAAGTTTTGTAGTTGGCTCTAGAGTGTAATGATGACCAACAATGTGACTCGCCCTAGTGAACAGAGATAGGCCATCAGAAAGCCTGGAGTGCCCTATGGAGAGGTAGAACAGTAATTTAGGTGAAGACAATGCAATAATAGAGCACTCGATCTGTACCCATGACATCTTCGGCCTGTCTGCCCAAAAGGACCTCAACTGGGAAATTAGGGTTAATGTGAAATAACAGCGCAGGTCAGGAAGATCAATCCCACCATCATGATTGTGTCTGGTCAGCAAGGTAGCGGATATTCTAGGCTTTTTAGCACCCCAAATGTACTGTTTAAGAAGAGATGTTGCTTTTGAAAAGAAGGAAGTTGGAACtgtcaaaagtttttcataatgacacaATTTAATGGTGCAGTTTAAGGATTTTTCTTTGAGGCTAAATTTGTAAAATATGTAACAACATATTTCAAACCTTTTTTCCCCTGCAGCCTAATGACATTCAAGGCCTTCTCCCAGCTCTTCATACTTGGCTGCACATGGATTATCGGCCTCTTTCAGTTCGGACCTGGCGCCATTGTTGCGTCTTATATCTTCACCATCTGCAACAGTCTCCAAGGAGTGTACATCTTCATTGTACATTGTCTGCTCAACCGCCAGGTCATGTGACTTTCATCGTCCATTATTATCACTGTTTCTAAACCTATGATCACAGTCTGCCTCTCTTAATGACCCTGTTGAAAATAACTCTGTCTTACCTTTACTTATAGGTACGGGAAGAATACAGCAGAGCCTTCTTCAGGTGGTCTAAGAAGTCTACGTCACATAGCGTGTCTGGTAGTACCATGCCCATGACTCAAAAACAAGTAAGTCTTGTTATTGTCTTATATCCTACTCTATGCTGAGGTATCGTAGGAGCATTTTGAGCAGGGCCAGTTGCAAAGTTGGGATCATCCATTACTCCATTATGTAATATCTCCGTGATGTAACAAAAGCTTCCGGGTTGGTGTCC is drawn from Hyla sarda isolate aHylSar1 chromosome 4, aHylSar1.hap1, whole genome shotgun sequence and contains these coding sequences:
- the LOC130367845 gene encoding adhesion G protein-coupled receptor E1-like codes for the protein MRGDSGDGFFLDDDMERSTDGSGDSDDDSTLLEDDNADKEKSTQLHLDDRCQAKSRNEQECEKHNNTGPVCTFLKSIEHIKEDACEGNITNTVQKVASQITDLINRTSLETLNFSDFQTVIAAIIENVETSLLASFSADPKNEEINTPEIEAKMKVSHGHCGNGSSVILRVHDNKMEVPCSLVDFPGGGAMFILYKVLNSRLNGSILAAFGHPIQTGTEEVISPVVGGAITNPNTENLVAPVIFTLKHEKDVKPSHTPQCVFWNSRTKLWSTRGCTTQKSEQENSTRCVCTYLSTFAVLMAPTEIQVDYALSLISIIGLSISLVCLFLSFLTFILCQSLRSAHTSILTVLCGCLFLGQLLVLVGLEQTWNKTLCSVIAGSLQFIFLCAFCWMSLESILLFLTVRNLQAVNYMNSQRSYFPYVCLIGFGIPAIIMIISVSLYPHIYGEETHCWLKLSHIWSFLGPVCIFISVNFTLLVLTFGLLKKKLASLNSNVSTLKHTRLMTFKAFSQLFILGCTWIIGLFQFGPGAIVASYIFTICNSLQGVYIFIVHCLLNRQVREEYSRAFFRWSKKSTSHSVSGSTMPMTQKQSQISEAPKEDGLGTLKNQKC